A single window of Periophthalmus magnuspinnatus isolate fPerMag1 chromosome 9, fPerMag1.2.pri, whole genome shotgun sequence DNA harbors:
- the LOC117375881 gene encoding gamma-crystallin M3-like, with protein MTSSGMNMMSRIIFYEDRNFQGRSYECMNDCPDMSSYLSRCHSCRVERGCFMVYDRSNYMGNQYFMRRGEYADYMSMMGMSDSIRSCRMIPMYRGNYRMRIYERENFSGQMYELMDDCDNIMDRYRMNNCMSCNVMDGHWLMYEQPHYRGRMMYFRPGEYRNFMNMGSSGMRFMSMRRITDSCY; from the exons ATGACCTCTTCTGGAATGAACATGATGAGCAGG ATCATCTTCTACGAGGACAGGAACTTCCAGGGTCGTTCCTACGAGTGCATGAACGACTGCCCTGACATGTCGTCCTACCTGAGCAGGTGTCACTCCTGCAGGGTGGAGAGGGGCTGCTTCATGGTGTACGACCGCTCCAACTACATGGGCAACCAGTACTTCATGAGGAGGGGCGAGTACGCTGACTACATGAGCATGATGGGCATGAGCGACAGCATCAGGTCCTGTCGTATGATCCCCATG TACCGCGGCAACTACAGAATGAGGATCTACGAGAGGGAGAACTTCAGTGGTCAGATGTACGAGCTGATGGACGACTGCGACAACATAATGGACCGTTACCGCATGAACAACTGCATGTCCTGCAACGTGATGGACGGCCACTGGCTCATGTACGAGCAGCCCCACTACAGAGGCAGGATGATGTACTTCCGCCCTGGAGAGTACAGGAACTTCATGAACATGGGCTCGAGCGGGATGAGGTTCATGAGCATGAGGCGCATCACTGACTCCTGCTACTAG
- the inpp5e gene encoding phosphatidylinositol polyphosphate 5-phosphatase type IV — MSENGEVKDLQWCGDSVQRRDAAAVKCSEPLKTPLDVTSLQKHCSDVKLPAKNTEGISPYQPRPPSLPRQFKTGKSSSVDQSVRTRRIRNSQESLSDRAETCSSPDSLKDDQRLHASTGFLTEAASHEQELEETESPVFRQRGSSLSEYEKRPQSQQSDPTELRTRVSKLRLSPVQPTGPLPSLEKNIASVALRAANRIDRDCLDYMGQGKCNERLHRNLSDSRLLENMGSDSASVSSMRSNYSVLSPIKPKDVRNRSFLEGSVLGNGALLGAEELERYFPERRLGIYISTWNMQGEKGLPVNLDDLLLPTDSQFVQDLYVIGVQEGCPDRREWETRLQETLGPYYVMLYAAAHGVLYLSIFVRRDLIWFCSEVEHATVTTRIISQIKTKGAVGVGFTFFGTSFLFITSHFTSGDSKVYERILDYNKIIEALALPKGLPDTNPYRSTPSDVTTRFDQVFWFGDFNFRLSKNREEVQDIINRTTGKDMGSLLEHDQLSKEIKDGSIFKGFQEAPIHFLPTYKFDIGCDTYDTSSKLRTPSYTDRILFRSRQSHDIRVIKYTSCTNIKTSDHRPVIGVFQAKLRPGRDNIPLGAGLFDRSLYLEGIRRRITRELKRREVMKNQSSSICSIS; from the exons ATGAGTGAAAATGGAGAGGTCAAAGATCTCCAATGGTGTGGCGACTCTGTGCAACGACGAGATGCAGCAGCTGTCAAATGCAGCGAGCCTCTTAAGACCCCCTTAGATGTCACCTCGCTCCAAAAGCACTGCAGTGATGTCAAACTACCAGCAAAAAACACAGAAGGGATCAGTCCGTACCAGCCTAGGCCTCCCTCTTTACCCAGACAGTTTAAGACTGGCAAGAGTAGTTCTGTAGATCAGTCTGTGAGGACCAGAAGAATCAGGAACAGCCAGGAGAGTTTGAGTGACCGAGCCGAGACGTGTTCCTCCCCAGATTCATTGAAAGATGACCAAAGACTGCATGCGTCAACTGGATTTCTGACTGAAGCTGCCTCACATGAGCAGGAGTTAGAAGAAACAGAGTCCCCAGTATTTAGACAAAGAGGAAGCAGTTTGTCTGAGTATGAAAAAAGACCTCAAAGCCAGCAGAGTGACCCCACAGAACTCCGAACTAGAGTGTCCAAATTGCGCTTGTCCCCTGTGCAGCCCACTGGACCTCTTCCCAGTCTGGAGAAAAACATTGCGTCAGTCGCTTTACGGGCAGCTAATAGGATTGACAGGGATTGCTTGGATTACATGGGGCAGGGCAAATGTAATGAGAGACTGCACCGGAACCTGAGTGATAGCCGGCTTCTGGAGAATATGGGATCGGACAGTGCCTCCGTCAGCTCAATGAGATCTAACTACAGTGTGCTGAGCCCCATCAAGCCAAAGGACGTGAGGAACAG AAGCTTTTTGGAGGGTAGTGTGCTTGGAAATGGTGCCCTTCTTGGAGCAGAGGAGCTAGAACGCTACTTTCCTGAAAGGAGACTAGGTATATATATTTCCACGTGGAACATGCAGGGAGAAAAG GGGCTGCCAGTCAACTTGGACGATCTCCTTCTTCCAACAGATTCACAATTTGTGCAGGACCTTTATGTTATTGGGGTTCAGGAGGGCTGTCCCGACAG GAGGGAATGGGAGACCCGCCTTCAGGAAACTCTAGGGCCTTACTATGTCATGTTGTACGCAGCAGCTCATGGTGTTTTATATCTTAGCATCTTTGTCCGAAGAGACCTCATATGGTTTTGCTCAG AAGTGGAACATGCCACAGTCACAACCAGAATCATCTCTCAAATTAAGACAAAAGGAGCCGTTGGAGTCGGCTTTACCTTTTTTGGGACTTCTTTCTTGTTTATAACATCACATTTTACGT CTGGGGATTCCAAAGTCTATGAGAGAATTCTAGACTACAACAAAATCATTGAAGCTTTAGCTCTACCAAAAGGTCTTCCAGATACCAACCCTTACCGCTCCACGCCAT CTGATGTCACTACAAGATTCGATCAGGTATTTTGGTTCGGAGACTTTAACTTCCGGCTTAGTAAAAATAGAGAGGAAGTTCAAGACATTATAAATCGAACTACAGGCAAAGACATGGGATCTCTCCTGGAGCATGACCAACTCTCCAAGGAAATAAAGGACG GTTCAATATTCAAAGGCTTTCAAGAGGCTCCAATACACTTTCTACCGACATATAAGTTTGATATAGGTTGTGATACCTATGACACATCTTCCAAACTGAGAACACCATCATACACA GACAGAATCCTCTTCAGGAGCAGACAGTCTCATGACATTCGAGTGATCAAATACACCAGTTGCACCAACATCAAGACCTCAGACCACCGGCCCGTCATCGGAGTCTTCCAGGCCAAGTTGAGGCCAGGCAGGGACAA TATCCCTCTAGGAGCAGGACTGTTCGACCGCAGCCTTTACTTGGAGGGCATCCGGAGAAGAATAACGAGAGAGCTGAAGAGGAGGGAAGTCATGAAGAACCAAAGCAGTTCAATCTGCAGCATCTCTTGA